One genomic segment of Hemiscyllium ocellatum isolate sHemOce1 chromosome 49, sHemOce1.pat.X.cur, whole genome shotgun sequence includes these proteins:
- the LOC132837220 gene encoding histone H4-like, with translation MSGRGKGLGKGGAKRHRKVLRDNIQGITKPAIRRLARRGGVKRISGLIYEETRGVLKVFLENVIRDAVTYTEHAKRKTLTAMDVVYALKRQGRTLYGFGG, from the coding sequence ATGTCTGGAAGAGGCAAAGGCCTGGGGAAAGGCGGAGCGAAGCGGCACCGCAAAGTGCTCCGTGATAACATCCAGGGCATCACGAAACCAGCCATCCGGCGCCTGGCTCGCCGTGGCGGGGTCAAGCGCATCTCGGGCTTGATCTACGAGGAGACCCGCGGGGTGCTGAAGGTTTTCCTGGAGAATGTGATCAGGGATGCGGTCACCTACACTGAGCACGCCAAGCGCAAGACGCTCACCGCCATGGATGTGGTGTACGCTCTGAAACGCCAGGGCCGCACTCTCTATGGATTCGGCGGCTGA